A DNA window from Pseudoalteromonas spongiae UST010723-006 contains the following coding sequences:
- a CDS encoding DUF6435 family protein has protein sequence MFSFLKPNPIKKMKKDYFSLLEKAMHAQRSGDIKTYSMLTANAEALWLKIEALENKN, from the coding sequence ATGTTTAGTTTCTTAAAACCTAACCCAATAAAAAAAATGAAGAAAGATTATTTTAGTTTACTAGAAAAAGCGATGCACGCTCAGCGAAGCGGTGATATAAAAACATACTCTATGTTAACGGCCAACGCTGAGGCTCTTTGGCTAAAAATCGAAGCGCTAGAAAATAAAAACTAG
- a CDS encoding DUF4124 domain-containing protein: MFNLKFPLLSVCLLSSFASYSAIYKCEIDGVLTFSDTPCSDKYEKIEVSPQVIKKRPQSGVKQSTDSTDNYVKSRQLKREIDKVKARIKKLQKDMDAEINEVKNMTVRTANNLYGATRSEALALEMNAITERYKSSIELEQGNLERLQKELNKLNNSSQSSGFSGNSHEQELNRIGSYVEQRAVERKIANNNAQIKRLQREMSDELAALKNQSGQAKSNIAGAKLQQSLAQEMAAINKQYQVKIDALVSDNTFLRSKQKSTFNEGEVD, from the coding sequence ATGTTTAATCTTAAATTTCCCCTTTTATCTGTTTGTTTGTTGAGTAGTTTTGCGTCTTATAGTGCAATTTATAAGTGCGAAATTGATGGTGTACTGACGTTTAGCGATACCCCATGCAGTGATAAATACGAGAAAATCGAAGTCAGTCCACAAGTAATCAAAAAGCGCCCGCAATCGGGTGTGAAGCAAAGTACCGATTCAACCGATAACTACGTTAAATCACGCCAGTTAAAGCGCGAGATAGATAAAGTGAAAGCGCGTATTAAAAAGCTACAAAAAGACATGGATGCCGAGATAAACGAGGTTAAAAACATGACAGTGCGTACCGCAAATAACCTTTACGGTGCCACTCGTTCAGAAGCGTTAGCACTTGAAATGAATGCCATTACAGAACGTTACAAATCGTCTATTGAGTTAGAGCAAGGTAATTTGGAACGTTTGCAAAAAGAGCTAAATAAGCTTAATAACAGTAGTCAAAGTAGCGGTTTTAGCGGTAACTCACACGAGCAAGAATTAAATCGCATTGGCAGTTATGTTGAACAGCGCGCGGTAGAGCGAAAAATAGCGAATAATAATGCGCAAATAAAGCGTTTACAGCGTGAAATGAGTGACGAATTAGCAGCGTTAAAAAATCAATCTGGGCAAGCCAAAAGCAATATTGCGGGCGCCAAACTGCAGCAATCGCTGGCACAAGAAATGGCCGCAATTAACAAACAATATCAAGTAAAAATCGATGCACTGGTAAGCGATAATACGTTTTTACGAAGCAAACAAAAAAGTACATTTAATGAAGGCGAAGTGGATTAG
- a CDS encoding TIGR02647 family protein: MSLATEQITDLELLLKFPTASAMQGLKIHHDAPESMQASAKRLFDRGIIDQVDGGYLTELGHELQQHALHITNALK, translated from the coding sequence ATGAGCCTAGCGACAGAACAAATCACCGATTTAGAATTACTTTTGAAATTTCCTACAGCGAGTGCGATGCAAGGTCTTAAAATTCATCATGATGCGCCAGAAAGTATGCAGGCCTCGGCAAAACGTTTATTTGACCGTGGCATTATTGATCAAGTAGATGGTGGCTATCTAACCGAGTTAGGCCATGAACTACAACAACACGCGTTACATATAACCAACGCACTAAAATAA
- the zapE gene encoding cell division protein ZapE: protein MRQIFALMSISQTAIGPLDTYNNALANGFKHDAAQAVAVAALQDCYLALENKRKAVTGVYLYGPVGRGKTWLMDSFFNALTVPAKRQHFHHFMRWVHQRLFQLTGRENPLNVLASELASEVDVLCFDEFFVSDIGDAILLSGLVQAFFDQGLVLVVTSNQHPNALYENGFNRERLLPAINALKQHMQVLSVDGGQDHRLHPGEQFCRYWVNQASALETSFTNTFLALDQQQMITTPFELGHLQIPIHKRSEQLLLCDYSALCEQPLAAVDFIALCDSFKVIFLDKVPQLSCQSVTKQIARGTEDGAVRVAAGDRELPMLSRKDDGVRRFIALVDECYDRSIPLYINADVPLDELYTQGILAFAFRRTLSRLNEMQLARFQYKA from the coding sequence ATGCGCCAAATCTTTGCACTTATGTCTATCTCTCAAACAGCCATCGGACCTCTCGATACATACAATAACGCGTTAGCTAATGGTTTTAAACATGATGCGGCGCAAGCGGTTGCTGTCGCTGCGCTGCAAGATTGTTATTTAGCTTTGGAAAATAAGCGAAAAGCCGTAACAGGCGTTTATTTATACGGCCCTGTAGGCCGTGGTAAAACCTGGTTGATGGACAGCTTTTTCAACGCGTTAACCGTGCCTGCAAAGCGTCAGCATTTTCATCACTTTATGCGCTGGGTACATCAACGCTTATTTCAATTAACCGGTCGTGAAAACCCGCTTAATGTGCTTGCAAGTGAACTGGCAAGTGAAGTTGATGTACTGTGTTTTGATGAGTTTTTTGTTAGCGATATTGGCGATGCAATTTTATTAAGTGGTTTGGTACAGGCGTTTTTTGACCAAGGTTTAGTGCTGGTTGTCACCTCTAATCAGCACCCTAATGCGCTTTACGAAAATGGTTTTAATCGTGAAAGGCTGCTTCCTGCCATTAATGCGTTAAAACAACATATGCAAGTGTTAAGTGTTGATGGTGGACAAGATCATCGCTTACACCCAGGTGAACAATTTTGTCGCTATTGGGTCAATCAAGCAAGCGCATTAGAAACGAGTTTTACCAATACGTTTTTAGCACTGGACCAGCAGCAAATGATAACCACACCGTTTGAGTTAGGTCACCTGCAAATTCCAATACATAAGCGCAGCGAGCAATTGCTTTTGTGTGATTACAGTGCGTTATGCGAGCAACCATTAGCGGCAGTAGATTTTATTGCTTTATGTGATTCGTTTAAGGTCATATTTTTAGACAAGGTACCGCAACTTTCATGTCAGTCGGTTACTAAGCAAATAGCGCGGGGCACGGAAGATGGTGCGGTGCGCGTTGCTGCTGGCGATCGTGAATTGCCAATGCTGTCGCGAAAAGACGATGGCGTGCGCCGCTTTATCGCGTTAGTTGATGAGTGCTATGACCGTTCAATTCCACTTTACATTAATGCCGATGTGCCTTTAGATGAACTATATACGCAAGGCATTTTGGCGTTTGCATTTAGGCGTACACTAAGTCGTTTGAATGAAATGCAGCTTGCGCGTTTTCAGTACAAAGCTTAA
- a CDS encoding FAD-dependent monooxygenase, giving the protein MKQVQAIVVGGGCIGLSVALGLANLGKKVLLIDAGKPAQVDSEEFALRVSAISKASQALFEKLGIWQGIQAQRLAAYTNMDVRDKDSIGRIHFASNELDLSELGHIVENEVIRQALIAQCEKNDNLEILFETPYSSIHQTDEQVLVTLASGEPVMAELLIACDGANSAIRSQFKMPITFWDYDHHAIVATVKSQVPHVNTARQVFLPTGPLAFLPLPEQNTHSIVWSTSPEHAKQLLAMEEGEFNKALTAAFDSELGLCRVNSQRLSFPLKMRYARKWVENRVILMGDAAHTIHPLAGLGMNLGLKDVAKLLQLVADEQSSVFASGKLLRQYEMARKADAQTHIAMMQGLKELFEGSNPVKKLIRGIGLNVVDAAKPIKHLFAEKALQ; this is encoded by the coding sequence GTGAAACAGGTTCAAGCAATTGTTGTTGGTGGTGGCTGCATTGGGTTAAGCGTAGCGCTAGGCTTAGCTAATCTTGGTAAAAAGGTGTTATTGATTGATGCAGGCAAGCCAGCTCAGGTAGATAGCGAGGAGTTTGCTTTACGAGTCAGCGCGATTAGTAAAGCAAGCCAAGCACTTTTTGAAAAACTAGGGATCTGGCAGGGCATTCAAGCCCAGCGCTTAGCTGCTTACACCAATATGGATGTACGTGATAAAGATTCAATTGGTCGCATTCACTTTGCCAGTAACGAACTCGATTTATCTGAGCTTGGTCATATTGTCGAAAACGAAGTGATCCGTCAGGCGCTGATTGCTCAATGTGAAAAAAACGACAATTTAGAAATTTTGTTCGAAACACCGTATAGCAGCATTCATCAAACCGATGAACAAGTATTGGTTACCCTTGCTTCTGGTGAGCCGGTTATGGCAGAGCTATTAATTGCGTGCGATGGCGCAAATTCAGCAATTCGCAGCCAATTTAAAATGCCAATTACGTTTTGGGATTATGACCATCACGCAATAGTGGCAACCGTTAAAAGCCAAGTTCCACACGTAAATACAGCGCGCCAAGTGTTTTTACCTACAGGCCCGCTCGCATTCTTGCCATTACCTGAGCAAAATACCCACTCAATTGTGTGGTCTACTTCGCCGGAACATGCCAAACAACTATTGGCAATGGAAGAGGGCGAATTTAATAAAGCACTTACTGCTGCATTTGATAGTGAACTAGGTTTATGTCGTGTAAATAGCCAACGACTGAGTTTCCCACTTAAAATGCGCTATGCAAGAAAGTGGGTCGAAAATCGCGTGATTTTAATGGGGGATGCGGCGCATACCATTCACCCGCTAGCTGGCCTTGGCATGAATTTGGGCTTAAAAGATGTAGCAAAATTACTACAGTTAGTTGCAGATGAACAAAGTAGTGTATTTGCCAGTGGCAAACTATTGCGTCAATACGAAATGGCACGAAAAGCCGATGCACAAACGCATATTGCAATGATGCAAGGTTTAAAAGAGCTGTTTGAAGGCAGCAACCCAGTTAAAAAGCTGATCCGTGGCATTGGTTTAAATGTGGTTGATGCCGCTAAACCAATAAAGCACTTGTTTGCTGAAAAAGCACTGCAATAA